GTCTCCTGCACGCAGTCCTCGGCGAGCGGACGGTCGCGAAGGGCGTTGACGGCGTACCCCAGGAGAGCGCTGCCGTTCTCTGCGAAGGCCCGTCGGACGTCGAAGTCCTCCGCTGGGCGCGGGTCCGAGGTCATCCTCTCCCCCTCGTCCCGTCGTGCGCTGATTCCCACCCCGTCTCCTCACAGGCTAGTGATCGCCGGGCGCCGGGACGGCCTCGCGATCACCAGGTGATACCGCCGGCAGCGTTCATCCGTTCATCGCACGAGGAATTTCCCTCGTCGATGAACGCACGAGCCTTCCGTCTCGTAGACCCCGACAACGGATGCGACCGGCGCGTCCAGATCGGAAGGTTCGAGGAAATGACGAAGAAGACATCCGCCCGCCTGGTGACGATCGGTGCCCTGGCCGGAGTGGCCGCCCTCACCGTCGCGATGCCCGCGCACGCCGAGACCGAGGTCGCGGAGCCGGACACATTCACCAGCGCATTCACGGTCATGGCGACCCCCGATCAGGTCATCAACAACGACGGCGTCGCCGCCCCTGGGCAGGAGGGCGCGACCGGGACGTTCACGTTCCGCATCAATTCCGAGCTGGAGATCATCTGCTACGACATCCGCCTGGAGGGTGTGAGCGGCGACTACCAGAGCCCGGCGAAGACGGCCACGCACATCCACGAGGCAGCGGCGGGTCAGCCCGGGCCGCCGCGGATCGCGTTCCCCAACCCCGAGCCGGTGGGTGACGGACCGCGCACGTCGTCCGGATGCCTGCAGGGACCCTTCACGACGGGCGTCGAGGCCGATGGCGCCGACACCGGCGACGGCTTCTCCCTTGCGGAGATCGAAGCGAACCCCGCCGGATTCACCGGCGACTCGCACACCGTCGATTACGCGGCGGGCGTCGTACGCGGGCAGCTCTCGGCCATCCCCGTCGGCGGAGTGGACACCGGCGCCGGCGGAACCGCCGACACCGGCATCTCACCCCTCGGCATCGGCGGGGCCGCGCTGGCCGTCGCCGGTCTCGGGGTCGGCGCTGCGGTCGTCGTGAACCGCCGCCGGCAGGCCGCCACTCGGTGATCCGACCGCGGTCGGCCGCGCAGCGTCCATTCTGGGGGGAATGGGCGCTGCGCGGCGCGCTCGCGGCCGTGCTTGTGCTGGCGATCGGCAGCGCCGCCGCGTGCGCGACGCAGCGTTCGGCGGACTCACCGCCGCCCGCCTCGCCGGCGGTGAGCCAGGCCGCGCCGACGCCTTCGTCCGAGCCGGAGGCGCAAGCCCTTCCCCCTGCGCGGGTCTCCGTGCCGTCGATCAGTCTCGACGAGCCGCTCATCGACCTCGGCCTGAATACCGACGGCTCGATGCAGGTACCGACCGACTTCGACGAGGTCGGATGGTTCACCGGTGGCGGTCGCCCGGGAGGAACCGGTCCGGTGGTGATCGCCGGGCACGTCGATTCGCCGACCGGGCCCGCCGTGTTCGTGCGTCTTCGCGATGTGCAGGTCGGTGATCTCGTGGAGGTTGTGGACACGGCCGGCACGGCGCACGCGTACGTGGTGACGGAGACGATGGACTATCCGAAGTCCGCTTTCCCGACCGCGGCGGTGTTCGGAGCCGTCGTCACCGACGAACTCCGCCTCATCACATGCGGCGGGGTGTTCGACCAGAACGCCGGATCGTACGTGGACAACAGGGTCGTGTACGCCCGGCGCGTGGTTCCCTGATCATCATCACGCCTTGATTGCGTCCGAGCAGGGTGCGAGTCTGAGGCGATGACCGACGTCGTCCTCTTCCCTTCCGTCCTCGGTGTGCGACCGGGGGTAAGCGATGCAGCCGATCTTCTCCGCGACGCCGGGCACGACGTCGTCATCGTGGACGTGTACGACGGTCGCGTGTTCGATGACTACGACGACGCCGGCAGATACGAGCAGTCGATCGGGTACCCCGCGCTGATGCGCCGAGCGTTGGATGCGACACGCGAGACACCGGACGGCTTCTTCGCCGCGGGGTTCTCGAACGGTGCCGCGTTAGCGGAGTATGTCGCGACCCAGCGTGCGGTGTCGGGCGTGTTGATGCTCTCCGGAGCCATCGATGTGTCGATGCTCGGCGCCGACTCGTGGCCGGTAGGGGTCAACGCGCAGATACATTCCGCGCGGGACGATCCCTTCCGGGATCAAGCGGGCATAGACACGGTCGTCGAACAGATACGCGCAGCGGGCGGCGAAGCCGAGATCTTCGACTACGAAGGCACAGGGCATTTGTTCACCGACGCTTCGCTTCCCCGAGAATACGACGGCCATGCGGCCGAGCTCTTGTGGTCGCGAGCGCTCGCATTCCTCACGTCAAGTACGCACGACCGGTGAGCTCGTCGCGGTCTTGCGCGCGGCTGATGTGCCTACCGTTGAGCATGGGAGATCTCGATGACACGCCCGACTGGATCATTGACCTGAGCCAGCCCCGACGCGAGCCACAGGCGGATCCGCGACTGCCGCTCGTCGCCGAGGTTGTTCGAGGAGCGCAGGCGCAGCTGTCGGCCATTGGGGCGGTCATGGGCTCCGTCGAGGAGGTCATACGAGAGTGCGCCGCTCAGGGCATGACTCGAGATGAGATCGCCGAGCAGTGCGGCCTCAGCGCCGTCACGGTGGACCGAGTGCTCGCGGGGGGAACACTTTTCGTCTTTCCGAAGTCGTGACCTCATTCGACCAATCAGTTGTTGAAGCGGAACTCCACCACGTCGCCGTCCTGCATGACGTAGTCCTTGCCCTCGAGACGCGCCTTGCCCTTTGCGCGGGCTTCGGCGACGGAGCCGAGGGCGACGAGGTCGTCGAAGGAGATCACTTCGGCCTTGATGAAGCCCTTCTCGAAGTCGGTGTGGATGACACCGGCCGCCTGCGGCGCCTTCCAGCCCTTGCCGATCGTCCAGGCACGAGCCTCTTTCGGCCCCGCGGTCAGGTAGGTCTGAAGGCCCAGGGTGGCGAAGCCGATGCGGGCGAGCTGGTCGAGGCCCGACTCGGTCTGACCCGTGGAAACCAGCAGTTCCGCGGCATCCTCGGGGTCGAGATCGATCAGCTCCGACTCGATCTTCGCGTCGAGGAACACCGCCTGCGCAGGAGCCACGAGGGCGGCGAGCTCGGCCTTACGCGCATCGTCGGTGAGGACGGCCTCGTCGACGTTGAAGACGAAGATGAAGGGCTTCGCCGTGAGGAGGCCCAGCTCCCGGATCGGCGACAGGTCGAGGCCCGCGGCCGACAGCAGCACACCCTTCTGCAGGGCGTCCTGAGCGGCGAGGGCGGTCTCGAGCACGACGGGGTCGAGCTTCTTGCCCTTGACCTCCTTCTCGTACCGGCCGATCGCCTTCTCCAGCGTCTGGAGGTCGGCCAGCTGGAGCTCGGCGTTGATCGTCTCCATGTCGCCGGCGGGGTTCACCGCTCCATCGACGTGGACCACGTCGTTGTCGGCGAAACCGCGCACCACCTGCGCGATGGCGTCGGCCTCGCGGATGTTGGCGAGGAACTGGTTGCCCAGCCCCTCCCCCTCGCTCGCGCCGCGGACGATGCCGGCGATGTCGACGAACGACACCGTCGCGGGCACCACGCGCTCACTATGGAAGACCTCGGCGAGGGCGTCAAGACGCGGATCGGGCAGATTCACCACGCCGACGTTCGGCTCGATCGTCGCGAATGGGTAGTTCGCCGCGAGCACCTGATTCTTGGTGAGGGCGTTGAAGAGCGTCGACTTGCCGACGTTGGGAAGACCGACGATTCCGATGGTGAGAGCCACGGGCATCCAGCCTACCGGCGGTGCGCCGCCTTCCCGACGCCGTCACCGATGCACGGCCGCGCGGAAGGCCTCGGTGCGGTAGGGAAGCTCGATGACGCCGTCGTCGGCGAGGTCGTCGAACAGCGCTCCGACCTCGTCGAGGATGCTCCGGCGGGCGGTCTCCTCGGCGGTGATGACGTAGCTGCGCGAGGCGGCCATGTCGAGGAACGCCTCTCGGGTGAGGGGTCGATGCCACTCCCAGACGCGCGTGTCGAAGCGCTCGAAGGGCGGATGCGGCTGGGGACCGCCCTCGGAGATGAGCTGTTCCGCCGAGGACCCGTGCATGATCCCGGTGAGGCGACGCACCCAGGCGACACGCTCGTCGCGGACGTTCCAGACGAGGCCCAGGACGCCGCGCTCCCGCAGAACCCGACCTGCTTCGGCAGCGCCTGCGACGGGATCGACCCAGTGCCATGCCTGACCGGCGACGACGGCGTCGACCGATGCGTCCGGGAGAGGCATCCGCTCGGCTGTTCCGACGAAGGCGGGGGTTCCGGGAACGCGTCGGCGCAGCTCCGCCAGCATGTCGGCATCGGGATCGACCGCGACGACCTCCGCTTCGAGCTCTCGGAAGACCCTCGTGAGCTTGCCCGTTCCCGCGCCCACGTCGGCGACGCGGGGTCGCCGACCGGCGACGACGATCGGCTCGAGGAGCCACGCGACCGCCTCGGCGGGATAGTCGGGGCGTCCGCTTTCGTAGCGGGCGGCCTCGCGCCCGAACGATGTCGACATCTCCTCACGGCGGGCCATGCCCTCAGCCTACGGCGGGGCGATCTTCAGAACCCCGGCGCGCCTCGGACACGGGTTGCCGGACGGCGGCGAGGGTGAAGACGTGCCACTGGACTTCACCGCGATCGACTTCGAAACGGCGAACTCCAGCAGTGCCTCGGCGTGTGCGGTCGGCTTGGCGCGGGTCCGCGGCGGGGAGGTCGTCGCCACAGCCGGTTGGCTCATCCGCCCGCCTGCCGGCCACGACCATTTCTTCGACATCAACATGCGCATCCACGGCATCCGCCCGGAGGACGTCGCCCACGCCCCCAGCTGGTCGCAGCAGCTCGGTGATCTCGCCGGATTCGCCGGCGGCGACGTGCTGGTCGCACACAACGCCGGCTTCGACATGGCCGTGCTGATACGCGCGTGCGAGGCGACCGGCGACGACTGCCCGCCCTACCGGTACGCCTGCAGCCTGCAGGTCGCCCGCAAGGTGTACCAGCTGCCGTCCTACCGACTGCCCTCTGTCGCCGCTGAGGCGGGATTCGCCGATTTCGCCCATCACAACGCCGTGGCCGACGCCCTCGCGTGCGCGCACGTCATGATCGACGCGGCGCGACGCGTCGCCGCCGACGACATCCACGACCTGGCCGCGTGGACCGGTGTCCGGATTTCGCAGATCGCCGTCGGCGACGCACCGGCGGCGCGGCGCCCGGTGGCGTTCGAGGCCGTCGCGTAGCGCGTCGCGCTCGCGATGTCCGACCCCTGCGGCAGGGTGTGGTCATGGACGCCCTCCTTCTCCCCCTGCTCGTGACGGCGAGCCTTCTCGCCGGACTCCTCGCCGGCTGGGCGCTTGCGGCGGTGCGTGCGCAGGCGCGGGCGGTCACCGTGCGTGAGCGATTGGCGGCGGCCGAGGCCTCCGAGGCGGCGTTGAGCGCACAGCTCGCCGAGCAGATGCGGCTGTATCGCGACTTCGTGGCGCAGTCCCGTGCCGAGCAGGCGACGCGCGAGGAACGGGAGCGCCGCGAACAGGCGGTGCTGCGTGCCCTTGCTCCGGTCGCCGAGACGCTGCAGACGATGCAGCATCGCGTCGGCGAGATCGAACGCGAGCGGCAGGAGCAGTTCGGCAGTCTCGCCGAGCAGCTCCGTCGCGCGCAGCAGTCCGACGAGGCGCTGCGCGCCACGACCGAATCGCTCGCGTCAGCCCTTCGGTCGGGCACCACGCGCGGCGTGTGGGGCGAAACCCAGCTGCGTCGGGTCGTCGAAGCGGCGGGGCTCACACGGCACGTCGACTTCGATCTGCAGAGCGCCGTGCGATCGGATGCCGGGGGCGGGCGTCCGGACATGGTGATCCGGCTGCCCGGCGACAAGGCGATCCCGGTGGACGCGAAGGTGCCGCTCGACGCCTACCTCGAGGCGTCCGCCATTCCCGACGGCGCCTCCGGAGAACCGGCGGTGCGCCGCCGCGCGCTGCGCGAGAAGCACGTCAAGGCCGTCCGCGCCCACGTGGATGCGCTGTCGAAGAAGGCCTACTGGGCGGGGCTCGGCTCGAGCCCCGAGTTCGTCATCTGCTTCATGCCGAGCGAATCGCTCCTCGCCGCGGCGCTGGAGGACGATCCTTCCCTCCTCGACTACGCCTTCGGCCGCCGCGTCGCGATCGCGTCGCCGGTCAACCTCTGGGCGGTGTTGAAGACGGTGGCCTACACGTGGACGCAGCAGGATGTGTCGGCCGATGCACGCGTGCTGTTCGACCTGGGAACCCAGCTCTACGACCGTCTCGGCACGCTGGCCGGCCACGCCGACGATCTCCGTCGGGCTCTCGAGCGCACCCTCGACGCCTACAACGGTCTTGTCGGGTCGCTTGAATCCCGCGTCCTCGTGACCGCGCGGAAATTCCCCGGCATCGACGAGACCAAGATCGATGCGCTCCGCGCACCCGCGGCGATCGATTCCGGCCCTCGCAGGTTCACCGCGCCCGAACTGCTGGACGGGCTCGACGCGTCGCCGGTGGCATCAGATGATCGGGCACCCGGCGTGACGGCCGATATCGGCGTGCTCCGGGACCGGCTCGGTCCGGAGCACCGCTGACGAAGTGCGCTCAGGCCCCGCCGGGGACGAAGCTCAGCAGGGTGATGACGGCCACGGAGACTCCGGCGAAGGCGCCGATCATCCACCACGGAGAAAGCTGATGGTCTTCATCCCGGCGCACCCGGAACAACACATCGGGGCGGCGGGCGGGGTCGACGGCGTCAGCGATGACCGCCTGTGCTCCCGTCTGCGGACCCACGGACTGTACCGACATGGAGTAACCCCCTGCTGTGGACGAACGACACGTGACTCCGTTGGCACTGCGATCAATTGTGCCAGAACCGTCCACAGATCCCCGTCACGACTGCGTCACGATCGGCGATTTGCTACAGTTCGCCTTCCGTCGCCTGCCGGTCCGCCCTCGTCGCGTTCACAGCCACTTCGACGTCAGGTGCTCCGATGTGATCCGGCGAAGCGTCCCCGAGGCACCGCGGAGCACGACGCTCTCCGTGTACACGTGGTCCCCTTCGCGGCGCACGCCGTCGACCAGCTGACCGTCGGTGACACCGGTGGCGACGAAGATGGTGTTGCTGCCCTTCACGAGGTCGTCCGCCTCGTAGACGTGGTCGTCCAGAAGCAGTCCGGCGTCGATGCCCTTCTGCTTCTCGTCGTCGTCACGCGGCCACAGCACGCCCTGGATGTGACCGCCGAGGGCCTTGATCGCGCATGCGGTCACGATGCCTTCGGGACTGCCCCCGATCCCCACGCACATGTCCGTGCGGGCGTTGTGACGCGCCGCATTTATCCCGCCGGCGACATCCCCGTCGCTCATCAGACGGGTGCCTGCCCCGGCCTCGCGGATGTCGGCGATCAGCTGCTCATGCCGGGGGCGATTCAGCACCGAAACGACGACCTCGTCGACGGGTTTGCCGAGCGCCTTGGCCAGTCGGCGGATGTTCTCACCGATGGGCAGACGGATGTCGACCACGCCGACGCCGGCGGGGCCGGTGACGAGCTTGTCCATGTAGAACACCGCCGAGGCGTCGAGCATCGATCCGCGGTCGGACACCGCGATCACCGAGAGGGCGTTGTTGCGGCCTGCGGCGGTGAGCGACGTGCCGTCGATCGGATCGACGGCGATGTCGCACTGGGGGCCGCGGCCGTTGCCCACGCGCTCGCCGTTGAACAGCATCGGAGCGTCATCCTTCTCGCCCTCGCCGATCACGATCGTGCCGTCGAAGTTCACGGTGGTCAGGAAGGCGCGCATGGCATCGACGGCGGCACCGTCGGCGGCTTCCTTCATCCCGCGGCCGATGAAGGGCACGGCGCGGATGGCGGCTGCCTCGGTCGCTCTCACCAACTCCAGAGCGAGGTTGCGGTCGGGGTGCAGGGGGCTCATATCGCCGGTGATGCTCACCATGGCCCCAGCCTAGCCAGCGCGCATGGCGCCCGACCGACCTTCGGCCCGACCACGGGCGAAGGAACCCCCGTTCTTTCTCCCTGGGTAAGTCCGCGCCGATGGCCGTTCGCTGCGGCGACGGGCACACGGGCGAGGCCTTCGCTAGAGTTTCGATCGACCCGCGTTGCGCGGAGCCCGCACGACCGTTCCCTCACAGGCCACTCGACGACAGGCCGCTCGACGACAAGGAGTCCTCATGCCCGTTGCCACCCCGGATCAGTACGCCGACATGCTCGACCGCGCGAAGGCCGGCGGGTTCGCGTACCCGGCGATCAACGTGTCGAGCTCGCAGACGATCAACGCCGTGCTCCAGGGACTGACCGAGGCCGGTTCCGACGGGATCATCCAGGTCACCACCGGCGGTGCGGACTACTTCGCCGGTCACACCGTCAAGGCTCGCGCGGCCGGCGCCCTCGCCTTCGCCAAGTTCGCCACCGAGGTCGCCAAGAACTACCCCATCACCGTCGCCCTGCACACCGACCACTGCCCCAAGGAGGCGCTGCCGAACTTCGTGCTGCCGCTCATCGAGGCATCGGAGGAAGAGGTCAGGGCGGGACGGAACCCCATCTTCCAGTCGCACATGTGGGACGGCTCGGCCGTGCCCCTGGATGAGAACATCGACATCGCGAAGGACCTTCTGCCGCGACTGAAGAACATCAACGCGATCCTCGAGATCGAAGTCGGCGTGGTCGGCGGCGAGGAGGACGGTGTCGCGCACGAGGGATCCAACGACGCGCTGTACACGACCGTCGGCGATGTGACCAGGGCCGTCGAGGCACTGGGGCTCGGTGAGAACGGCCGGTACATCTCCGCGCTCACCTTCGGCAACGTCCACGGTGTGTACAAGCCGGGCAATGTCAAGCTGCGCCCCGAGCTTCTCGGTGAGATCCAGGAGGGCATCGCCTCGCGCTTCGGCACCGGCCCGAAGCCTCTCGACCTGGTCTTCCACGGCGGCAGCGGGTCCAGCGACGAGGAGATCGCCCTGGCTGTGGCCAACGGCGTGGTGAAGATGAACATCGACACCGACACGCAGTACGCGTTCACCCGTTCGGTCGCGGGCTACATGCTCTCCAACTACGACGGCGTCCTCAAGGTCGACGGCGAAGTCGGCAACAAGAAGCAGTACGACCCGCGCGCCTGGGGCAAGATCGCCGAGTCGGCGATGGCCGCGCGTGTCGTCGAGGCGACGCACCAGCTGGGCTCGGCCGGGAAGTCGCTCGGCGTCTGAGGGCGCCTCTCGCCCGACTTCTCAGACGGCGCGGTAGATCTCGAGCACGGTGGGCGCCCCCTCGGGGCGTTCCACCACCTCGACGAGGTCTCCCGCGCTGACCGAGCCGGTCTTGCGAACGCGCAGGTAAGCACCCAGCCGGCCCTCGTCGGAGAAGCGCTTGACCCAGCCTCGCGCCTGGCTGCCCCCGACCCAGCGAGCGAAGGTGGCGCACGGCGTGCGGGGCATCGTCACCTCGAGCTCCAGCCGATCCCCGAGGCGCCAGACCTCACCCACGCGAGCGGCGTTGACGTCGATTCCGTCCACCCGGAGGTTCTCGCCGAACCATCCCGGCGGAAGATCGCGTCCGAGCTGGCGCGCCCAGAAGTCGGCGTCCTCCTGCGCGTACGCGTAGAGCGCCTTGTCCAGTCCGCCGTGGTGCCTGCGATTGGCCTGGACATCGCCGCGCACGCCGTAGCGGCCGACGGCCGCCGCGCCCTCGACCGGGCGTTTGTCGATGGCGGTCACGCCGTTGCTTCCGGCGTCGGGACGAAGCTGGTGGACCGCGCAGACGGCGAGGAGGCGAGGCATCCGATCAGCCTAGAGCGCCGAGCCGGGTTCAGCGCAGCGGCGTCCAGCCGAAGGGCACGGGACCATCGACGTCCGCCCGCCGGAGATCGGCGTCGGCCGACCATCCCTGGGCCTCACCATCGGCGTCGAACCCCCCGCGGGCGATGCGGAACCCGACATCGTCGTGCGACGACCTCGGTGGTCCCCCACGGCGGGTGGAGGCTCGCACACTCCACGCGTCGTCCGCGTATCCCCCACCTCGGAAGACGCGATAGTCGGCGTAGCGGGCCGGGTCCAGATAGTCCCAGCACCACTCCCAGACATTGCCGAGCGTGTCGAACAGCCCGAAGAGATTCGGATGCTTTCCGCCGACCGCCTGAGGACTCTCGACGCCGTCGGCGCTCGTCCAGGCGACATCGGCGAGCGGTCCGTAGTGGGGGCCGCTCGAGCCTGCTCGGCAGGCGAACTCCCACTCCGCCTCCGTAGGCAGTCGGTACCCATCGGCGTCGACGTGCCACGTGACCTCTTCACCGTCGTAGGTGTAGGCCGGATCCAGACCCTCCCACTCCGATGCCGCGTTGCAGAAGCGGATGGCGCGGAGCCAGCTGACCTCGGTCGCGGGCCGACGGGAATGACGCCCGCCTTCGAGCATCTGGGCCACCTGCTCCTCGGTGACGGGGTAGACGCCGATCTCGAACGCCGACAGCTCGACGCTCCGGCGTGCCTTCCGGCGCGCATCGTGCAGAACCACCGTCCCCGCGGGGATGGCGGCGAGGGCGAACTCGCTCACCGGGACAGCAGCGCCCCCATGAGCGCAGGATCGTTCAGGAGCGGCACCATCAGGAGGGCACCCGAGATGAGGTTGAACACCACGCCTCCCACGATCGGCACCCAGAACGTGATCTTCCCCCGCTGGAGCATGATCCACGACACCGCGGCGGTCAGCAGAAGACCCACGCCGAGCACCAGGGATGCCGCGACACCCCACGCGCGGCCGTCGAACGTCGGATCAGGGGCCTCGGTCACGCCCAGGAACTCGAAGAGCGTCTGGACGTAGCCGTTGTAGTCCACCAGACCGGGGATGGCCGTCGCGACGGAGAAGACGGCGTAGATCAAAAGGGCGATGGTGAGGACGCGGTCGAAGAAGCGGCGTCGCGAGGCGATGAGGTCGGGCCCGGCCTCCTTGGCCGGCGTCGACGTCGGTGTCGGCGTCGGCTCACGTGATGCCGCGGCCGCCGGTGCCGCTCCCGCCTCCAACGCGACGGTGACGTCAGGCTGCTGGATCCTCGCCCGCTGCTCTTCGGGAGTGGCGTACTCGCCGTACTGCGGCCGCGGCCGAGGATCGGACCCGTCGGTCACGCGCGACCCCGGCCACCCAGGGCGCGCTCGTCGCGACGACCCGCAGGGTCGATTCGCAGCTCCTTGGGGAGGGAGAACATCAGGTCCTCCTCGGCAGTACGCACCTCTTCGACGTCGCGGTACCCGGCCCCCGAGAGCTCGGCGAGCACCTCCTGGACGAGGACCTCGGGGACGGAGGCCCCGCTGGTCACACCCACGGTCTGCACGCCGTCCAGCCACTCCTGCTTCACCTCGTCGACGTAGTCGACCCGGTAGGCCGCCTTCGCGCCGTATTCGAGGGCGACCTCGACGAGGCGGACGCTGTTGGACGAATTCGCCGAGCCGACCACGATCACCAGGTCGGCGTCCTTGGCGACCTTCTTGATGGCGACCTGGCGGTTCTGCGTGGCGTAGCAGATGTCGTCCGACGGCGGGTCCTGCAGCTGCGGGAAGCGCGTGCGGAGGCGCCGGACGGTCTCCATCGTCTCGTCGACCGAGAGCGTCGTCTGCGAAAGCCACACGACCTTCGAAGGGTCCCTCACTTCGACCAGATCCGCTTCATCGGGGGAATTCACCACGGTCACGTGGTCGGGGGCCTCTCCGGCCGTGCCCTCGACCTCTTCGTGACCCTCGTGGCCGACGAGGAGGATCTCGAAGTCGTCGCGGGCGAACCGCACGGCCTCGCGGTGCACCTTCGTCACCAGCGGGCACGTCGCGTCGATGGCCTGCAACCCACGGTCGGCGGCGGCGGACACCACGGCCGGCGACACGCCATGGGCGCTGAAGACCACGTGGGCACCCTCGGGGACCTCGTCGACCTCCTCGACGAAGATCGCGCCCTTCTGCTCCAGTTCGGTCACGACGTGGATGTTGTGCACGATCTGCTTGCGCACGTACACCGGCGCCCCATAACGCTCGAGCGCCTTCTCGACCGCGATCACCGCCCGGTCGACGCCGGCGCAGTAGCCGCGCGGAGCGGCGAGGAGCACCTTCTTGGGTCCGGACACCGGGATATCCTGGAGCCGCCCGCGGCGCCCCGGTATGCGGGGAACGGGAAGGCTCACGGTCGGAGTGCTCATCCCCTCGATTCTACGGGGCAACCGGCCCTGACGACCCCGATCGACCGATGGAGTCCCCATGACGACTTTCCAGCCCGCCGCGGTCCCCGGCGAGGCGCCGCCCCCCGACTCGGTCCACCCCCGCGATTCCCGGTCGGAGACTCCGACCTCGGTGTCCCGGCTGAACGAGACGATCCGGGGGTTCATCGAGCGCTGGGGATCGGTGTGGGTCGAGGGCGAGGTCACCTCGTGGAACGTGCGCGGGGGCAACGTCTTCGGTCGAATGAAAGACCTTGCGACCGACTCGACGGTGTCCTTCCGCGTCTGGTCCTCGACGCTGCAGCGCCTTCCCCGCGATCTCAAGGTCGGCGATCACGTCGTCGCCTGCGTCAAGGCGGACTACTTCGTCCGCACGGGCGATTTCACCTTCGCGGTCTCGGCCATGCGACACGTGGGCCTGGGCGATCAGCTGGAGAGACTCGAGAGGCTGCGCCAGAAACTGCGCGCTGAAGGACTGTTCGATCCCTCGCGGAAGAAGTCGCTGCCGTTCCTGCCGCGCACCATCGGCCTGATCACCGGTGAGCGATCCGACGCTGAGAAGGACGTCCACCGCAATGCGGAGCTGCGCTGGCCGCAGGTGGTCTTCCGCACGGCCTATGCCGCCGTGCAGGGCGATCGCTGCGTGCCCGAGACGATCGGAGCCCTGAAGGCGCTGGACGCCGACCCCGAGGTCGACGTCATCATCATCGCCCGCGGTGGGGGCGATCCCCAGACGTTGCTGGGCTTCAGCGACGAGCGCCTGCTCCGGGCCGTCGCCGAGGCGCGGACCCCGGTGGTCAGCGCCATCGGCCACGAGAACGATCACCCGCTCCTCGACGACGTCGCCGACGTGCGCGCCTCCACCCCCACCGATGCCGCCAAGCGTGTGGTGCCGGATGTCGCGGAGCAGCGGGCGCTCATCGGCCAGCTGAGATCGCGGATGACCTCGCGCCTGACCCAGCGCGTGTCGCACGACATCGCCCAGCTGGAGCAGCTGCGCTCACGCCCGGTGCTGAGGGCGCCCGATCAGCTTGTGGATGCCAGAGCACAGCAGGTCTGGCTGGCCACCGCGCGCGGTCGTGACGTCGTCGATCGGG
The Microbacterium sp. SLBN-154 DNA segment above includes these coding regions:
- the glpX gene encoding class II fructose-bisphosphatase is translated as MVSITGDMSPLHPDRNLALELVRATEAAAIRAVPFIGRGMKEAADGAAVDAMRAFLTTVNFDGTIVIGEGEKDDAPMLFNGERVGNGRGPQCDIAVDPIDGTSLTAAGRNNALSVIAVSDRGSMLDASAVFYMDKLVTGPAGVGVVDIRLPIGENIRRLAKALGKPVDEVVVSVLNRPRHEQLIADIREAGAGTRLMSDGDVAGGINAARHNARTDMCVGIGGSPEGIVTACAIKALGGHIQGVLWPRDDDEKQKGIDAGLLLDDHVYEADDLVKGSNTIFVATGVTDGQLVDGVRREGDHVYTESVVLRGASGTLRRITSEHLTSKWL
- the fbaA gene encoding class II fructose-bisphosphate aldolase gives rise to the protein MPVATPDQYADMLDRAKAGGFAYPAINVSSSQTINAVLQGLTEAGSDGIIQVTTGGADYFAGHTVKARAAGALAFAKFATEVAKNYPITVALHTDHCPKEALPNFVLPLIEASEEEVRAGRNPIFQSHMWDGSAVPLDENIDIAKDLLPRLKNINAILEIEVGVVGGEEDGVAHEGSNDALYTTVGDVTRAVEALGLGENGRYISALTFGNVHGVYKPGNVKLRPELLGEIQEGIASRFGTGPKPLDLVFHGGSGSSDEEIALAVANGVVKMNIDTDTQYAFTRSVAGYMLSNYDGVLKVDGEVGNKKQYDPRAWGKIAESAMAARVVEATHQLGSAGKSLGV
- a CDS encoding MOSC domain-containing protein — protein: MPRLLAVCAVHQLRPDAGSNGVTAIDKRPVEGAAAVGRYGVRGDVQANRRHHGGLDKALYAYAQEDADFWARQLGRDLPPGWFGENLRVDGIDVNAARVGEVWRLGDRLELEVTMPRTPCATFARWVGGSQARGWVKRFSDEGRLGAYLRVRKTGSVSAGDLVEVVERPEGAPTVLEIYRAV
- a CDS encoding formylglycine-generating enzyme family protein encodes the protein MSEFALAAIPAGTVVLHDARRKARRSVELSAFEIGVYPVTEEQVAQMLEGGRHSRRPATEVSWLRAIRFCNAASEWEGLDPAYTYDGEEVTWHVDADGYRLPTEAEWEFACRAGSSGPHYGPLADVAWTSADGVESPQAVGGKHPNLFGLFDTLGNVWEWCWDYLDPARYADYRVFRGGGYADDAWSVRASTRRGGPPRSSHDDVGFRIARGGFDADGEAQGWSADADLRRADVDGPVPFGWTPLR
- a CDS encoding DUF6264 family protein; protein product: MTDGSDPRPRPQYGEYATPEEQRARIQQPDVTVALEAGAAPAAAASREPTPTPTSTPAKEAGPDLIASRRRFFDRVLTIALLIYAVFSVATAIPGLVDYNGYVQTLFEFLGVTEAPDPTFDGRAWGVAASLVLGVGLLLTAAVSWIMLQRGKITFWVPIVGGVVFNLISGALLMVPLLNDPALMGALLSR
- a CDS encoding 4-hydroxy-3-methylbut-2-enyl diphosphate reductase: MSTPTVSLPVPRIPGRRGRLQDIPVSGPKKVLLAAPRGYCAGVDRAVIAVEKALERYGAPVYVRKQIVHNIHVVTELEQKGAIFVEEVDEVPEGAHVVFSAHGVSPAVVSAAADRGLQAIDATCPLVTKVHREAVRFARDDFEILLVGHEGHEEVEGTAGEAPDHVTVVNSPDEADLVEVRDPSKVVWLSQTTLSVDETMETVRRLRTRFPQLQDPPSDDICYATQNRQVAIKKVAKDADLVIVVGSANSSNSVRLVEVALEYGAKAAYRVDYVDEVKQEWLDGVQTVGVTSGASVPEVLVQEVLAELSGAGYRDVEEVRTAEEDLMFSLPKELRIDPAGRRDERALGGRGRA
- the xseA gene encoding exodeoxyribonuclease VII large subunit encodes the protein MTTFQPAAVPGEAPPPDSVHPRDSRSETPTSVSRLNETIRGFIERWGSVWVEGEVTSWNVRGGNVFGRMKDLATDSTVSFRVWSSTLQRLPRDLKVGDHVVACVKADYFVRTGDFTFAVSAMRHVGLGDQLERLERLRQKLRAEGLFDPSRKKSLPFLPRTIGLITGERSDAEKDVHRNAELRWPQVVFRTAYAAVQGDRCVPETIGALKALDADPEVDVIIIARGGGDPQTLLGFSDERLLRAVAEARTPVVSAIGHENDHPLLDDVADVRASTPTDAAKRVVPDVAEQRALIGQLRSRMTSRLTQRVSHDIAQLEQLRSRPVLRAPDQLVDARAQQVWLATARGRDVVDRAVHAAERATAELRASLRALSPASTLARGYAIAQGEDGHVVRDATAAPAGTRLVITVERGIIAARSEGVSAVTFAGEGARDGRGRAELE